In a single window of the Ramlibacter agri genome:
- a CDS encoding NAD-dependent protein deacylase has protein sequence MTVDVVRGWLRAADRVVLLSGAGMSAESGVPTFRDAQTGLWAKFRPEDLATEDAFRRDPRMVWDWYAMRREMVAKVSPNAGHLAVAAFQQRHPGRLTVATQNVDGLHQGAGSPGVLALHGNVAEDKWLDASRPCCLAQTPVPGHPPSCATCGNLRRPAVVWFGEMLPADVLAAAEEAAAACDLMLVVGTSGVVYPAAGLARATRGRVVVVNPVASELDDAADVVLRGTAATLLPQLLED, from the coding sequence TTGACCGTTGACGTGGTCCGCGGTTGGTTGCGCGCGGCGGATCGCGTCGTGCTGCTGTCCGGCGCCGGCATGAGCGCGGAGTCCGGCGTGCCCACCTTCCGTGATGCGCAGACCGGGCTGTGGGCGAAGTTCCGGCCCGAGGACCTGGCGACCGAGGACGCCTTCCGGCGCGACCCGCGCATGGTGTGGGACTGGTACGCAATGCGGCGCGAGATGGTGGCGAAGGTATCTCCCAACGCCGGCCACCTGGCGGTCGCAGCGTTCCAGCAGCGGCATCCCGGCCGGCTCACCGTCGCCACGCAGAACGTCGACGGCCTGCACCAGGGCGCCGGCTCGCCGGGCGTGCTGGCCCTGCACGGGAACGTCGCGGAGGACAAGTGGCTGGATGCCTCGCGCCCCTGCTGCCTGGCGCAGACGCCGGTGCCGGGTCATCCGCCCTCCTGCGCCACGTGCGGCAACCTGCGCCGGCCGGCGGTGGTGTGGTTCGGCGAGATGCTGCCGGCGGACGTGCTCGCGGCCGCCGAAGAGGCCGCTGCCGCTTGCGACCTGATGCTGGTGGTGGGGACGTCCGGCGTGGTCTACCCCGCGGCCGGCCTGGCGCGTGCCACGCGCGGGCGGGTCGTGGTCGTGAACCCCGTCGCCAGCGAACTGGATGATGCCGCCGACGTGGTGTTGCGCGGGACGGCGGCGACCTTGCTGCCGCAACTGCTGGAGGATTGA
- a CDS encoding DUF433 domain-containing protein translates to MPASVIRIDPEIQGGVPVFAGTRVPVKNLFDYLEGGDSLEDFLHDFPSVSHGQAVKALEEAHKALMRDAHPA, encoded by the coding sequence ATGCCAGCCTCAGTCATTCGCATCGATCCTGAAATCCAGGGGGGAGTGCCGGTCTTTGCTGGCACGCGAGTTCCTGTGAAGAATCTTTTCGACTACCTGGAAGGTGGCGATTCGCTGGAGGATTTCCTCCACGACTTTCCATCCGTCTCTCACGGGCAGGCCGTCAAGGCGCTGGAGGAAGCTCACAAGGCCCTGATGCGCGATGCGCATCCTGCTTGA
- a CDS encoding DUF5615 family PIN-like protein, with amino-acid sequence MRILLDESLPRRLADGLVGHSVMTVAECGWSGQKNGVLLALAAKAHDVFVTADQNLEYQQNLAALPIAIVVVVARNNRLETLRALLPQIMEALEQLAPRTLVRIGA; translated from the coding sequence ATGCGCATCCTGCTTGACGAATCGCTGCCGCGGCGACTGGCCGATGGATTGGTCGGTCATTCGGTCATGACGGTGGCTGAGTGCGGGTGGTCAGGTCAGAAGAACGGTGTATTGCTCGCTTTAGCTGCCAAGGCGCACGACGTCTTCGTGACGGCCGACCAGAATCTCGAGTACCAGCAAAATCTGGCTGCGCTTCCAATCGCGATCGTGGTTGTGGTGGCACGCAATAACCGCCTGGAGACTCTCCGAGCGCTGCTTCCACAGATCATGGAGGCACTCGAGCAGCTGGCTCCACGGACTCTTGTCAGGATCGGTGCGTAG
- a CDS encoding chromate transporter, whose product MSITMQPADWLSLLVHFLQLSLLTVGGAITTAPDMHRFLVQEKGWLTDPQFSASIAIAQAAPGPNVLFTGLMGWNVGLNAGGLSTAFFGLLVCLGGIIVPSSVLAYATAQWSHRNRDVRAVRGFKQGMAPLVVALLVSTGLILATASGSGWEHWPAWAITAVAAILVWRTRIHLLWLLGAGAVIGALGYV is encoded by the coding sequence ATGAGCATCACGATGCAACCCGCCGACTGGCTCTCGCTGCTGGTGCACTTCCTGCAGCTGTCGCTGCTGACCGTGGGCGGCGCCATCACGACCGCGCCCGACATGCATCGCTTCCTGGTGCAGGAAAAGGGTTGGCTCACGGACCCGCAGTTCAGTGCTTCCATCGCCATCGCGCAGGCGGCGCCCGGCCCCAACGTGCTGTTCACGGGCCTCATGGGCTGGAACGTGGGCCTCAACGCCGGCGGGCTGTCGACCGCCTTCTTCGGCCTGCTGGTGTGCCTGGGCGGCATCATCGTCCCCAGCTCGGTGCTGGCCTATGCCACCGCGCAGTGGAGCCATCGCAACCGCGACGTGCGTGCGGTGCGTGGTTTCAAGCAGGGGATGGCGCCGCTGGTGGTGGCCTTGCTGGTCTCCACCGGCCTCATCCTGGCCACCGCCTCCGGCAGCGGCTGGGAGCACTGGCCGGCCTGGGCCATCACCGCCGTCGCGGCCATCCTGGTGTGGCGCACGCGCATCCACCTGCTGTGGCTGCTGGGCGCGGGGGCCGTGATCGGGGCGCTGGGTTACGTGTGA
- a CDS encoding chromate transporter: MSATVTAVEDAAPPRPRPASLTDLFVSFTLLALQGFGGVLAVVQRELVEKKGWMTKEEFIEEWAVAQIMPGPNVVNLSITLGARYFGWRGAVVAVAGMLTCPLLVVLALALAYAHYADSPQVAGALRGMGAVAAGLIIATGLKLMPALKKNAMGLPLCIVLGLLTFVAIVVFRLPLLWVLGGLGGIGWAFAYRGLR, encoded by the coding sequence ATGAGTGCCACCGTCACCGCAGTAGAAGACGCGGCCCCGCCGCGGCCCCGGCCTGCCTCCCTCACCGACCTCTTCGTTTCCTTCACCCTGCTGGCGCTGCAGGGTTTCGGCGGCGTGCTCGCCGTGGTGCAGCGCGAGCTGGTGGAGAAGAAGGGCTGGATGACGAAGGAGGAGTTCATCGAGGAATGGGCCGTGGCGCAGATCATGCCCGGCCCCAACGTGGTCAACCTGTCCATCACCCTGGGCGCACGCTACTTCGGCTGGCGCGGCGCCGTGGTGGCGGTGGCCGGCATGCTCACCTGCCCGCTGCTGGTGGTGCTGGCGCTGGCCCTGGCCTACGCGCACTACGCGGACAGCCCGCAGGTGGCGGGCGCGCTGCGCGGCATGGGCGCGGTGGCCGCCGGCCTGATCATCGCCACCGGCCTGAAGCTGATGCCGGCGCTGAAGAAGAACGCGATGGGCCTGCCCCTGTGCATCGTGCTGGGCCTGCTCACCTTCGTGGCCATCGTGGTGTTCCGGCTGCCGCTGCTGTGGGTGCTGGGCGGGCTGGGCGGCATCGGCTGGGCCTTCGCGTACCGGGGGCTGCGATGA
- a CDS encoding DMT family transporter encodes MLAAAGSGVLVGAAIVATRFAVAEVPPLTLALLRYAIGFVCLLPFALAPLRGVRLQRGDLLAMAALGIGQFALLIAFLNWGLLHIGAAQAALIFSLFPLLTLLLGALLGREEVTPQLAIGVLLSIAGVAVSLWPKLQGGHGGGWWGELAVLASAAIGAACSVLYRPYLQRYPTLPVSAFAMLASVLFLAVAALGEHWPQRVMHLSGTAWAVVAFVGLSSGLGYFWWLYALKRESPTRVTVFLALNPVTAAVLGALLLGEALSLSTGLALALIAAGLWFATRPVASGSRQVRAG; translated from the coding sequence TTGCTCGCGGCGGCCGGCTCCGGCGTGCTGGTGGGCGCGGCCATCGTCGCCACCCGCTTCGCCGTGGCGGAGGTGCCGCCGCTCACGCTGGCCCTGCTGCGCTACGCGATCGGCTTCGTGTGCCTGCTGCCCTTCGCGCTGGCGCCGCTGCGCGGCGTGCGGCTGCAGCGCGGCGACCTGCTGGCGATGGCCGCGCTGGGCATCGGCCAGTTCGCGCTGCTGATCGCCTTCCTGAACTGGGGCCTGCTGCACATCGGCGCGGCGCAGGCGGCGCTGATCTTCAGCCTGTTCCCGCTGCTCACGTTGCTGCTGGGCGCTTTGCTCGGGCGCGAGGAAGTGACGCCGCAGCTCGCCATCGGGGTGCTGCTGTCGATCGCCGGCGTGGCGGTGTCGCTATGGCCCAAGCTGCAGGGCGGCCACGGCGGCGGCTGGTGGGGCGAGCTGGCGGTGCTGGCGTCCGCTGCCATCGGCGCGGCCTGCAGCGTGCTGTACCGCCCTTACCTGCAGCGCTATCCGACGCTGCCGGTGTCGGCCTTCGCGATGCTGGCCTCGGTGCTGTTCCTCGCGGTGGCGGCGCTGGGCGAGCACTGGCCGCAGCGGGTGATGCATCTTTCCGGCACGGCGTGGGCGGTGGTGGCCTTCGTGGGCCTGTCCAGCGGCCTGGGCTATTTCTGGTGGCTCTATGCGCTGAAGCGCGAGTCGCCCACCCGCGTCACGGTGTTCCTTGCGCTCAATCCGGTGACGGCGGCGGTGCTGGGCGCGCTGCTGCTCGGGGAAGCGCTTTCGTTGTCCACGGGGCTCGCGCTGGCGCTGATTGCGGCCGGCCTGTGGTTCGCCACGCGGCCCGTGGCGTCGGGCAGCAGACAGGTCCGCGCCGGATAA
- a CDS encoding bifunctional helix-turn-helix transcriptional regulator/GNAT family N-acetyltransferase, with the protein MASPAPVSSAQVKAVRAFNRFYTQRIGVLKRYLDTDFTLTEVRVLYELAHRQGLTATDLVRELALDAGYLSRILRRFETQGWITRAPAPHDGRQSLLQLTETGHATFAPLQQKSRDEAVALLAPLLPETRGRLIGALGTVHGLLQPEAGRQVLLRDPGPGDLGWVVQAHGELYAREFGYSSEFEALVAEIAAQYLRKFDPDRERGWIAEVDGERIGSVFVVRKSPRVAKLRLLILLPQARGLGLGGRLVDECIAFARAKGYRKLVLWTQSHLEAARGIYAARGFQRVASEDYHAFGKDLTSETWELAL; encoded by the coding sequence ATGGCCTCCCCTGCTCCCGTCTCTTCCGCCCAGGTGAAGGCGGTCCGCGCCTTCAACCGCTTCTACACGCAGCGCATCGGCGTCCTCAAGCGCTACCTGGACACCGATTTCACGCTGACCGAGGTGCGCGTCCTGTACGAGCTGGCGCACCGCCAGGGCCTGACGGCCACCGACCTCGTGCGCGAGCTGGCGCTGGATGCCGGCTACCTCAGCCGCATCCTGCGCCGCTTCGAAACGCAGGGTTGGATCACGCGCGCACCCGCGCCCCACGATGGCCGCCAGAGCCTGCTGCAGCTGACCGAGACGGGCCACGCGACCTTCGCGCCGCTGCAACAGAAGTCACGCGACGAAGCGGTCGCCCTGCTCGCGCCGCTGCTGCCGGAAACGCGCGGCCGCCTGATCGGCGCCCTGGGCACGGTGCACGGCCTGCTGCAGCCCGAAGCCGGCCGCCAGGTGCTGCTGCGCGATCCCGGCCCGGGCGACCTCGGCTGGGTCGTACAGGCGCACGGCGAGCTCTATGCGCGCGAGTTCGGCTACTCCAGCGAGTTCGAGGCGCTGGTGGCGGAGATCGCGGCCCAGTACCTGCGCAAGTTCGACCCGGACCGGGAAAGAGGCTGGATCGCGGAAGTGGATGGCGAAAGAATCGGCAGCGTCTTCGTGGTGCGCAAGTCGCCGCGCGTGGCCAAGCTGCGCCTGCTGATCCTGCTGCCGCAGGCGCGCGGGCTTGGCCTGGGCGGCCGGCTGGTGGACGAATGCATCGCCTTCGCGCGGGCCAAGGGCTACCGCAAGCTGGTGCTGTGGACGCAGAGCCACCTGGAAGCGGCGCGGGGCATCTACGCCGCGCGCGGCTTCCAGCGCGTCGCGTCCGAGGACTACCACGCCTTCGGCAAGGACCTCACCAGCGAAACCTGGGAGCTCGCGCTCTGA
- a CDS encoding M20/M25/M40 family metallo-hydrolase, whose product MKLFPFAAAALAAMIACGSAAAQANGPDAAVQQAAAAQKQPLLDTLKDLVGIETGSRDYEGLTRSAELIAAKLRALGGQVEVIEPQEATTYRMADTPPKIGRMVRATFQGTGSKRILLLAHMDTVYLKGMLAKQPFRIDGNRAYGLGIADEKQGVALALHTVALLKALHFQDYGTLTVLVNGDEEISSPGSRSTITETASRQDAVLSFEATRIDNEKLSLATSGIGAVQIHVEGRASHAGGAPERGVNALYELSHQVLQMRDLSNPDTGVKMNWTIAQAGTNRNVIPADAKAEADVRVLRVADYDGLEATVRERAKQQLLPEAKVTVKFERRRPPLEATDASRRLAAQAQAIYGEVGRKLEVVDRAEGGGTDAAFAALQTKAPVIEHFGLPGYGAHSANDEYVLVDAIEPRLYLVARVVMDVAKGKGL is encoded by the coding sequence TTGAAGTTGTTCCCGTTCGCCGCGGCCGCCCTGGCCGCGATGATTGCCTGCGGTTCCGCCGCCGCCCAGGCCAACGGCCCGGATGCCGCCGTGCAGCAGGCCGCCGCCGCCCAGAAGCAGCCGCTGCTGGACACCCTGAAGGACCTCGTCGGCATCGAAACCGGCAGCCGCGACTACGAAGGCCTCACCCGCAGCGCCGAGCTGATCGCGGCAAAGCTGCGCGCGCTCGGTGGCCAGGTCGAGGTGATCGAGCCGCAGGAGGCCACGACCTACCGCATGGCCGATACGCCGCCGAAGATCGGTCGCATGGTGCGCGCCACCTTCCAGGGCACCGGCAGCAAGCGCATCCTGCTGCTGGCGCACATGGACACGGTGTACCTGAAGGGCATGCTGGCCAAGCAGCCCTTCCGCATCGACGGCAACCGCGCCTACGGCCTGGGCATCGCCGACGAGAAGCAGGGCGTGGCGCTGGCGCTGCACACCGTGGCGCTGCTGAAGGCCCTGCACTTCCAGGACTACGGCACCTTGACGGTGCTGGTGAACGGCGACGAGGAGATCAGCTCGCCGGGCTCGCGCAGCACCATCACCGAGACGGCATCCCGGCAGGACGCGGTGTTGTCCTTCGAGGCGACGCGCATCGACAACGAAAAGCTCTCGCTCGCGACCAGCGGCATCGGCGCGGTGCAGATCCACGTGGAAGGCCGCGCCTCGCATGCCGGCGGCGCGCCCGAGCGCGGCGTCAACGCGCTGTACGAGCTGTCGCACCAGGTGCTGCAGATGCGCGACCTGTCCAACCCGGACACCGGCGTGAAGATGAACTGGACCATCGCCCAGGCCGGCACCAACCGCAACGTGATCCCGGCCGACGCGAAGGCCGAGGCCGACGTGCGCGTGCTGCGCGTCGCCGACTACGACGGCCTGGAGGCGACGGTGCGCGAGCGGGCGAAGCAGCAGCTGCTGCCGGAAGCCAAGGTCACGGTGAAGTTCGAACGCCGCCGCCCGCCGCTGGAGGCCACCGATGCCAGCCGCCGCCTGGCCGCGCAAGCGCAGGCGATCTACGGCGAGGTCGGCCGCAAGCTGGAAGTGGTCGACCGCGCCGAAGGCGGCGGCACCGACGCCGCCTTTGCCGCGCTGCAGACGAAGGCGCCGGTCATCGAACACTTCGGCCTGCCGGGCTATGGCGCGCATTCGGCCAACGACGAGTACGTGCTGGTCGATGCCATCGAGCCGCGGCTTTACCTGGTGGCGCGGGTGGTGATGGATGTGGCGAAGGGCAAGGGACTCTGA
- the glnA gene encoding type I glutamate--ammonia ligase: MAKSAADVMQLIKERKVKFIDLRFTDTRGKEQHVSVPEWAFGEDKFTAGHAFDGSSIAGWKGIEASDMLLLPDPATANLDPFYKDTTLMLTCDVVEPGDGRPYERDPRSLAKRAEAYLQATNTGDAAFFGPEAEFFVFDSITWNIDMAGASYAIGSEEGSWSSGRLVDGRNTGHRAPVKGGYFPVPPVDSFQDLRSEMCLVLQSLGIPTEVHHHEVGGAGQQEIGTKFSTLVQRADWLQLQKYVIQNVAHAHGKTATFMPKPVVGDNGSGMHVHQSVWKEGKNLFAGDGYAGLSEFALYYIGGIIEHARALNAITNPGTNSYKRLVPGFEAPVKLAYSARNRSASIRIPYVPNPKARRIEVRFPDAQCNPYLAFSAMLLAGLDGVEKRKHPGEASSKDLYHLSPEEEAEIPTVCSSLEQALDYLDRDRAFLTQGGVFSDALIDAYIELKEQEITRLRMTTHPVEFDMYYSL; encoded by the coding sequence ATGGCCAAGTCCGCCGCCGACGTCATGCAGCTGATCAAGGAGCGCAAGGTCAAGTTCATCGACCTGCGCTTCACGGACACCCGGGGCAAGGAGCAGCACGTCTCCGTGCCCGAGTGGGCCTTCGGTGAAGACAAGTTCACGGCGGGGCACGCGTTCGACGGCTCCTCCATCGCCGGCTGGAAAGGCATCGAGGCCTCCGACATGCTGCTGCTGCCCGACCCGGCAACGGCCAACCTCGATCCTTTCTACAAGGACACGACGTTGATGCTGACCTGCGACGTCGTCGAGCCCGGGGACGGCCGCCCCTACGAGCGCGACCCGCGTTCACTGGCGAAGCGCGCCGAGGCCTACCTGCAGGCGACCAACACGGGCGACGCCGCGTTCTTCGGCCCCGAGGCGGAGTTCTTCGTCTTCGACAGCATCACCTGGAACATCGACATGGCCGGCGCTTCGTATGCCATCGGCTCGGAAGAAGGTTCCTGGAGCAGCGGCAGGCTGGTCGACGGCCGGAACACGGGGCACCGCGCGCCGGTGAAGGGCGGCTACTTCCCGGTGCCGCCGGTCGATTCCTTCCAGGACCTGCGTTCCGAGATGTGCCTGGTGCTGCAGTCGCTGGGCATTCCCACCGAAGTGCACCACCACGAGGTGGGCGGCGCCGGGCAGCAGGAGATCGGGACGAAGTTCAGCACGCTGGTGCAGCGCGCCGACTGGCTGCAGCTGCAGAAGTACGTGATCCAGAACGTCGCGCATGCCCACGGCAAGACCGCGACCTTCATGCCCAAGCCGGTGGTCGGCGACAACGGTTCCGGCATGCACGTGCACCAGTCCGTGTGGAAGGAAGGCAAGAACCTCTTCGCCGGCGACGGCTACGCGGGCCTCAGCGAATTCGCGCTGTACTACATCGGCGGCATCATCGAGCACGCGCGCGCGCTGAACGCGATCACCAATCCGGGCACCAACAGCTACAAGCGCCTGGTGCCGGGCTTCGAAGCGCCGGTGAAGCTGGCGTATTCGGCCCGCAACCGCTCGGCCTCGATCCGCATCCCCTACGTACCGAACCCGAAGGCGCGCCGCATCGAGGTGCGCTTCCCCGACGCGCAATGCAATCCCTACCTCGCGTTCTCGGCGATGCTGCTGGCGGGGCTGGACGGCGTGGAGAAGCGCAAGCACCCGGGCGAGGCTTCGAGCAAGGACCTGTACCACCTCTCGCCGGAGGAGGAGGCCGAGATCCCGACGGTCTGCTCCAGCCTGGAACAGGCGCTCGACTACCTGGACCGCGACCGCGCCTTCCTGACGCAAGGCGGCGTGTTCAGCGATGCGCTGATCGACGCCTACATCGAGTTGAAGGAGCAGGAGATCACGCGGCTGCGGATGACGACCCACCCTGTGGAGTTCGACATGTACTACAGCCTGTGA
- a CDS encoding 3-hydroxyacyl-CoA dehydrogenase NAD-binding domain-containing protein, with translation MKTLRYELADGIATLTFDEQGSPVNTMCLQWQEDLGAAVQQVLQDKDAIRGIVLASAKSTFFAGADLKGTMRLQPADAQQVFREIEQVKKNFRTLETLGMPVVACLNGTALGGGWELALVAHHRVAVDDAKIQFGLPEITLGLIPGASGITKMTRLLGLLGAQPYILESKLFSPREALSLGLVQELVPDASALRAAALAWIDANPQSQQPWDAKDYRIPGGTPSNPKIAGMLSVAPAVLKQKTRGLYPAPEYALAAMVEGAQVDFDTALRIESRYLAKLIVSPVAKNMINTFFFDLNAIKAGASRPKWDGRFKPKKVGILGAGMMGGGIAYAQASRGIATVLKDVSQAKAEAGKAYSAKLTQGRVDKGRMSAQDQQALLARITPTESTQDLRDCELIVEAVFENRELKARVTMEAEPLLAAGGFFASNTSTLPITGLAKASARPEKFVGIHFFSPVDKMKLVEIIRGQATDDETIARAYDYVQALDKIPIVVNDSRGFFTSRVFGTFVMEGAAMLGEGIPAPVVEQAGLQAGMPVGPLAVLDETALSLSVHVLDQTRADVRAEGGTYIASPGELLVERMVKEFDRNGRAAGGGFYEYPAGGKKFLWPELKTLFEQPGTAWELQDLKDRLLYRQAVETARCLAEGVLTSVHDANVGSIFGIGFPGWTGGALQFIYGTGIAAFLHRAEVLAAKYGPGFVVAPQVKDAIRKFEPRW, from the coding sequence ATGAAGACCCTGCGCTACGAGCTGGCGGACGGCATCGCCACCCTCACCTTCGACGAGCAAGGCTCGCCGGTCAACACCATGTGCCTGCAGTGGCAGGAGGACCTGGGCGCCGCCGTGCAGCAGGTGCTGCAGGACAAGGACGCGATCCGCGGCATCGTCCTCGCCTCGGCGAAGAGCACCTTCTTCGCCGGCGCCGACCTCAAGGGCACGATGCGCCTGCAGCCTGCGGACGCACAGCAGGTGTTCCGCGAGATCGAGCAAGTCAAGAAGAACTTCCGCACGCTGGAGACGCTGGGCATGCCGGTGGTGGCCTGCCTCAATGGCACGGCGCTGGGCGGCGGCTGGGAGCTGGCGCTGGTCGCGCACCATCGCGTGGCCGTCGACGACGCGAAGATCCAGTTCGGCCTGCCCGAGATCACGCTGGGCCTCATCCCCGGCGCGTCCGGCATCACCAAGATGACGCGGCTGCTGGGCCTGCTGGGCGCGCAGCCCTACATCCTGGAAAGCAAGCTGTTCTCGCCGCGCGAGGCACTGTCGCTGGGACTCGTGCAGGAACTGGTGCCGGACGCATCGGCCCTGCGCGCCGCGGCGCTGGCCTGGATCGACGCGAACCCGCAGTCACAGCAGCCCTGGGATGCCAAGGACTACCGGATCCCCGGCGGCACGCCGTCGAACCCGAAGATCGCGGGCATGCTCTCCGTGGCGCCCGCCGTGCTGAAGCAGAAGACACGCGGCCTCTACCCCGCGCCGGAATACGCGCTGGCCGCGATGGTGGAAGGCGCCCAGGTGGACTTCGACACCGCGCTGCGCATCGAGTCGCGCTACCTCGCCAAGCTGATCGTGTCGCCGGTGGCGAAGAACATGATCAACACCTTCTTCTTCGACCTGAACGCCATCAAGGCCGGCGCTTCGCGACCCAAGTGGGACGGCCGCTTCAAGCCGAAGAAAGTGGGCATCCTCGGCGCCGGCATGATGGGTGGCGGCATCGCCTACGCCCAGGCAAGCCGCGGCATCGCCACCGTGCTGAAGGACGTCTCGCAGGCCAAGGCCGAAGCCGGCAAGGCCTACAGCGCCAAGCTCACGCAAGGCCGCGTCGACAAGGGGCGCATGAGCGCGCAGGACCAGCAGGCGCTGCTGGCGCGCATCACGCCGACGGAGTCTACGCAGGACCTGCGCGACTGCGAGCTGATTGTCGAAGCGGTGTTCGAGAACCGCGAGCTGAAGGCGCGCGTGACGATGGAAGCCGAGCCTTTGCTGGCCGCCGGCGGCTTCTTCGCCAGCAACACTTCCACCCTGCCGATCACGGGCCTGGCGAAGGCGAGCGCGCGGCCGGAGAAATTCGTCGGCATCCACTTCTTCAGCCCCGTCGACAAGATGAAGCTGGTGGAGATCATCCGCGGCCAGGCCACCGACGACGAGACCATCGCGCGCGCCTACGACTACGTGCAGGCGCTGGACAAGATCCCGATCGTGGTCAACGACTCGCGCGGCTTCTTCACCAGCCGCGTGTTCGGCACCTTCGTGATGGAAGGCGCAGCCATGCTGGGCGAAGGCATCCCGGCGCCGGTGGTGGAACAGGCCGGCTTGCAGGCCGGCATGCCGGTGGGCCCGCTGGCGGTGCTGGACGAGACGGCGCTGTCGCTGTCGGTGCACGTGCTGGACCAGACCCGCGCCGACGTGCGCGCCGAGGGCGGCACCTACATCGCGAGCCCGGGCGAGCTGCTGGTGGAGCGCATGGTCAAGGAGTTCGACCGCAACGGGCGCGCGGCCGGCGGCGGTTTCTACGAGTACCCGGCGGGCGGCAAGAAATTCCTGTGGCCGGAGTTGAAGACCTTGTTCGAGCAGCCTGGTACCGCCTGGGAGCTGCAGGACCTGAAGGACCGCCTGCTCTATCGCCAGGCCGTCGAAACGGCGCGCTGCCTGGCCGAAGGCGTGCTGACCAGCGTGCACGATGCCAACGTCGGCTCCATCTTCGGCATCGGCTTCCCGGGCTGGACCGGCGGGGCGCTGCAATTCATCTACGGCACCGGCATCGCCGCCTTCCTGCATCGCGCGGAAGTGCTGGCCGCGAAGTACGGGCCGGGCTTCGTGGTGGCGCCGCAGGTGAAGGACGCGATCCGGAAGTTCGAGCCGAGGTGGTGA
- a CDS encoding acetyl-CoA C-acetyltransferase has protein sequence MTEAFVYDAIRTPRGKGKKDGSLHEVKPVNLLAGVLAELQRRNDFDTGQVDDVVMGVVSPIGEQGSVIAKVAALKAGWDWRCSGVQLNRFCASGLEAVNMAAQKVRSGWEDLVVAGGVESMSRVPIGSDGGAWAQDPETNSATAFVPQGIGADLIATLEGFSRTDVDGFAMESQRRAARAREGGFFAGSVVPVKDMLDQVILERDEFIKPQTTLEGLGALKASFEQLGAMGFDQVAISRYPQVERIHHVHHAGNSSGIVDGAAAVLIGSEAAGKAHGFTPRARIVAAALSGADPTIMLTGPMPAARKALAKAGLTVDQIDLFEVNEAFAAVPLKFMKEMGVPHDKVNVNGGAIAMGHPLGATGAMILGTLVDELHRRKLRYGLATLCVGGGMGIATIVERV, from the coding sequence ATGACCGAAGCGTTTGTCTACGACGCCATCCGAACGCCCCGCGGCAAGGGCAAGAAGGACGGCAGCCTGCATGAAGTGAAGCCGGTGAACCTGCTGGCCGGCGTGCTGGCCGAACTGCAAAGGCGCAACGACTTCGACACCGGCCAGGTGGACGACGTCGTCATGGGCGTGGTCTCGCCCATCGGCGAACAGGGCTCGGTCATCGCCAAGGTGGCCGCGCTGAAGGCGGGCTGGGACTGGCGCTGCTCCGGCGTGCAGCTCAATCGCTTCTGCGCCTCCGGGCTGGAGGCCGTGAACATGGCGGCGCAGAAGGTGCGCTCCGGCTGGGAAGACCTGGTGGTCGCCGGCGGCGTGGAGAGCATGAGCCGCGTGCCGATCGGCTCCGACGGCGGCGCCTGGGCGCAGGACCCCGAGACGAATTCCGCGACTGCCTTCGTGCCGCAAGGCATAGGCGCGGACCTCATCGCCACGCTCGAAGGTTTCTCTCGCACGGACGTCGATGGCTTCGCGATGGAGTCGCAGCGCCGCGCCGCGCGCGCGCGCGAAGGCGGCTTCTTCGCTGGCTCGGTGGTGCCGGTGAAGGACATGCTGGACCAGGTGATCCTGGAGCGCGACGAGTTCATCAAGCCGCAGACGACGCTGGAAGGCCTGGGTGCGCTCAAGGCTTCCTTCGAGCAGCTGGGCGCCATGGGTTTCGACCAGGTGGCGATCAGCCGCTATCCGCAGGTGGAGCGCATCCACCACGTGCACCACGCGGGCAACTCCAGCGGCATCGTCGATGGCGCAGCGGCTGTTTTGATTGGCAGCGAGGCGGCTGGCAAGGCCCACGGCTTCACGCCGCGCGCACGCATTGTCGCGGCGGCGCTATCCGGCGCCGACCCGACGATCATGCTCACCGGCCCGATGCCGGCGGCGCGCAAGGCGTTGGCGAAGGCGGGCCTCACGGTGGACCAGATCGACCTGTTCGAAGTGAACGAGGCCTTCGCCGCGGTGCCGCTGAAGTTCATGAAGGAGATGGGCGTGCCGCACGACAAGGTCAACGTCAACGGTGGGGCCATCGCCATGGGCCACCCGCTGGGCGCCACCGGCGCCATGATCCTCGGCACCCTCGTCGACGAGCTGCACCGCAGGAAGCTGCGCTACGGCCTGGCGACGCTGTGCGTCGGCGGCGGCATGGGCATCGCCACCATCGTGGAGCGCGTATGA